A region of the Bacillota bacterium genome:
CTCGCAGCGCATCCCTGACATGAAGGGCGCTCCCGGGTTCGGCGGCTACGTTGGAGTGGAGACGGATCACAAGCATTCCTCTGAAGGAGACGTGACGCCTGGAGGAAGACTGTATGTGTTCTCCTTCAAGACCGACCCGGCGCGGGAGGTTGTGTCCGTGACTCTGCCCGAGGAGCCAGCCATCAGGGTATTCGCCATCACTCTGCAGTCAGCTGAGGAATAGGTTCCCGACGGGAGGGAATTGTCGTGAGACAGATCCTTCGGCTCGTGACTTTGACCTTGTGCGCGAGTTTGCTTGCAACGATCATGACGGGTCAAGCGGCTTTCGCGGGACGCGCTTCCGTCGAGATCGCGTTTTGGCACGATTGGACCGGGGAAGGTGGAGACGGTGTAGTCGCTGTGGTGGACGCGTTCAACAAGTCCCAGTCGAGCATAGTCGTCAAGCCCACCGTCACACCCGATCTGGGGACCAAGCTGCTGGCGTCGGTGGCCGGGAAAGTTCCGCCTGACGTGGTCCTCTTCGATAGATACATGACCGGACAGTACGCGTCTCGTGATGCCTTGACTCCCCTCGACTCGTACATCGCAAGGGACAAGGTGGATCCGAGTGCATTCTTCGAGGCTTGCTGGAACGAGACTGTATACCGGGGCAAGACATACAGCATTCCTTTCGAAACGAACTCTCGCGTCCTCATGTACAACAAGAGGCTGTTCAAAGAGGCAGGGCTCGATCCCTCGAAACCCCCGAAGACCTGGGACGATCTCGTGCGCTACTCAAAAGCGCTCACTAAACGGGATGAGAAAGGCAGGCTCGTGCAAGTAGGCTTCGTGCCGATATGGAACGGCGTATCGCTGATCCACTACCTGTGGCAGGCAGGAGGGGAAGTGTTCAACTCCGATGCCACCGAGGTTGCGTTCAACGGGCCCGAGGGCACAAAGGCGTTGGAATGGGTCGTGTCCCTGGTCGACTACTACGGGTACGACAACCTTGTGAGCTTGGCGGCGGGTTTCGGCAGCCACTTGTCGGATCCATTCTACACAGGCAAAGTGGCTATGAAATCCGAAGGGTGCTGGATGCTGAGCGACATGCGGAAGTACGCGCCGAAGCTGGTCGCGGATGACCTGGGAATCGCTCCGCTTCCTCAAGACAAGGTTCGGGCGACCATAGCAGGGGGATTCTCCCTTGTCATCCCGAAGGGAGCCCGAAACGCCGACGCCGCATGGGAATTCATCAAGTTCGCGGTGAGCAAGGACGCGCAGGTTCTATTCGCGCGCAAGGTGGGCACGATCCCCGCTCTGAAGGCAGCCGCCCTTGATCCGCAAGTCGCGGGCGAGCCTCTCCTCAAGCCGTTCATCGATGCGATGGAGCACGCACGGTACAGGCCGGTGCACCCCGCGTTTCCCGAAGTCGAATCTTACATCTACCAAGCGGTCGACAAGGCCGTTCACGGGGAGATGTCACCGAAAGCTGCTCTGGAATGGGCTGCAAGCAGGGCACAGAAGGTGCTTGACAGGTACAACAAGCACCTTGGACGGTAGCTGTCTGATGTGCGTTGGAAGGCATGGCTCGCTGCGAACTACCGCGGTCGCGCTTGCGAGGGCTGTGCCGCAGATACCGGAGAGGCGCAAGCCGCGGATACCGGAAAGGCGCGACGGGACTTGATGGTGAGGGGACACGGACGATGGCCAAGGAAATCAGCTACAGTGCTTCGAGGAATCCCGGCCCGAGACACAGACGCATGAGCCGTAACGCCGTAAGGGAGACGCGCGACTTCTATCTGTGTATACTCCCCTGGCTCGTGGGCTTCTCGGTGCTCACTCTTGGTCCTATGGTGGTATCTTTGTACTATAGCCTTTGCGAGTACAACATACTCCAGCCCCCCACCTGGGTAGGCCTTGCCAATTACGTAGCCATCTTCACGGATGATCCTCTCTTCTGGACAGCCCTCTACAACACGGCTTACTACACTTTGTTTGCGGTGCCCCTCGGAGTGGCCGGCAGCCTCGCGCTGGCTCTTCTGCTGAACCAGAGGGTTCGCGGAGTGCGGGTGTTCCGGACCATCTTCTACATGCCGTCCATAATGCCGGCTGTCGCCTCGTCGATCCTCTGGATATGGCTCTTCAATCCCCAACACGGGCTCGTAAACCGACTTCTGTCTGTAGTTGGTGTGAAAGGGCCGTTGTGGCTGGCCGATCCGGTCTGGTCAAAACCAGCATTGATCCTGATGGGGTTGTGGGGAATAGGGGGTGGCATGGTCATCTTCCTCGCCGGCCTGCAAGGCGTCCCCAGACATCTGTACGAAGCAGCGGTTGTCGACGGGGCCACGCCTTGGCAACAGTTCATTCACGTAACACTTCCCATGCTATCCCCGACTTTGTTCTTCTCCATTGTCATGGGGATCATAGGGTCATTTCAAGTCTTCACGCAGTCATACGTGATGACGCAGGGCGGCCCGTTGAATTCGACCCTCTTCTATGTGCTCTATCTCTACAGGACCGCGTTCGAGTTCTTCCAAATGGGGTACGCCTCGGCCCTTGCATGGATACTCTTCGTGATCCTCGTCAGTTTCACGTTTCTCCAGCTCAGACTATCCCGCCGGTGGGTGTACTACGAGGGGGATTTCAGGAGGTAGGGGCTCCGACATGGCCAAACGTGGTGCCATCTTTCGTAGGACTCTCGTCTATCTCGCCTTGTTAGCAGGATCGGTCGCTGTCCTGACGCCGTTTCTCTGGATGGTGTCCACGTCTCTCAAAGGATACGACCAGGTCGTGGCCTCCGAGTTCTCGTGGATTCCAAAGCCGGTCGTATGGGGCAATTACGCAAGGGCGCTCGAGTTCATTCCGTTTTGGCGCTATCTCGGCAATACCGCTCTGGTGACGTCGGCATGCGTCGTGGGCGCCCTGTCAGCCAGCGCGATAGTGGCGTATGGGTTCGCCAAGCTTCGGGCGCCCGGGCGAGACGCCCTCTTCGGAGTGCTCCTTGCCTCGATGATGCTCCCCGGGCAGGTGACGATGATCCCCGTTTTCGTGTTGTTTCAGAGGCTGGGATGGTACAACAACCTACGGGCGCTCATCATCCCCGCGTTTCTCGGAGGTGGGGCGTTCAACATATTCCTGCTGAGGCAGTTCTACATGACCATCCCGAACGAGCTTTGCGACGCGGCAAAGATAGATGGGTGCAGCAACTTCGGAATCCTCATGCGGATCATAGTGCCTCTGAGCAAACCCGCTCTCACGGCTGTCGGCGTATTCATCTTCGTTGCGAACTGGACCGACTTCTTCTCGCCCCTAATATACCTGAGCGACCAGGAGAAGTACACACTGGCGCTGGGTCTTCGTCTCTTCCAAAGCCTCCACAGTACCGAATTCAGCCTTCTCATGGCCGCGTCGATCGTTTTCTCCCTGCCGATTCTCGTGGTATTCTTCCTGGCTCAGCGGTATTTCATAGAGGGCGTAACCTTGACCGGCATGAAAGGATAGGCGGACGCGCGATGACAGGTCATTTTCGGGCGGTGATTGTCTTGGTGTTGTTTACGCTTGCTGCGTCGTCCCCCGTGTTCGGCGACGAAGGATCGAAGACCGGGAGCGCGGCACTTTCCATCGACTCATGCCCCACCAAGTGCTTCTTCAAGCCAGGTGAACCCGCTTCAATCGAGGTGACGATCTCAAACCCGCGTCCGGTCTCAGTGAGCGGGCGGCTGACTGTCTCTTTCAAGAGGCTGGCTCATGAAGCTCACGTCGTTCGCGATGTCGTCCAGGTGCGGGCAGGCTCGACTTTCGTGCGTGCGTTCTCGTGGTTTCCGCCGGATGAGAAAGTCGGGTACGGCGTCGACGTCGAGTTTGAAGCAGGCGACGAGTTCCTGAGTGCATCGACTGCCTTTAATGTGGCAGACTCGTGGCGAGAGACCCCCAGGTACGGATTCATGTGCGACTTTCCGCGCGGCACGGGCGACCTCTCTGACGCTCGCGAGCGAGCGAAAGTGATGAACCGTTATCACATAAACGCCGTTCAGTTCTATGACTGGATGTACCGCCATGACACACTCTTGCCGGAGCACGAAGAGTTCGTGGACAGCATGGGTCGACCCCTCTCGATCAAAGCGGTGGCCGACAGGATTTGCGCCGTTCAGGAGCGCGGAATGGCGGCCATGGCGTACGCCACGGTCTACGCTGCGTCGAAGCAGTTCTTTGAGGCGCACCGCGAGTGGGCTCTGTGGCAAGGAATAGACGTTCCCTACACTCTAGGCGGCGGGTACCTCTATCTCATGAATCCTGCACGAACCTCTCCGTGGCACGCAAGGATGATGGATGAGTACCAAAGGGTCGTGTCTACCATGGACTTCGATGGGATCCACATAGACCAGTACGGATATCCGAAGCGCGCCTTCACGACCCCCGAGTGTGAGAGCGGAAGCGTTCTCCGGGTCGACGACGCGTTCGCGGAATTCACCGACGACGCAAAGCGCGCGGTGACGGCGGTTCGCCCAGGGGCTTTCGTCGCGTTCAACTGCGTAAACAATTGGCCCATCGAGACGATCGCCACGTCAGACGCGGACATCGTCTACATTGAGGTATGGCCGCCCCACGACACGTACTCGGACATAGTGGAGCTCATTTCCGAAGGGAGGAGGCTGAGCGGCGGGAAGGAGGTAGTCCTTGCGGCGTATCTCTCACCCGCTCTCGAGGCCTCGGCAAGGTACCTCGACGCGGTCATCTTCTCCGCGGGAGGCTCGCACATCGAGCTGGGCGAGGGCGCGAACATGCTGGCGGACCCGTACTTTCCTCGTTACGAGCGGGTCCCTGAGCGTCTCGCCTCGAGCCTCCGAGGCTACTATGACTTCTGTGCCAGGTATGCTGATCTCCTGTTCGGAGGGACCTCGGGACCAAGTTTCTTCCCGAGCGACGACTTCAGCTTGGTCGCGCTGGATTATCCGTCTACGTCGAGCGACTATGCCGCGGAGGAGATCTGGGTCATTCCGAGGCGCAAGGACGGCCTGGTGGTCGCAAACCTCGTCAACCTTCTGCGAGTGGCGGACGCAACGTGGCGCATCGAGCAGGCTCCGCCGCCTGTACTGCGGAACGTGCGCTTTCGCGTGTGCCTCGACCGCCCTTGTGACCAGATCCTGTTCGCTTCGCCCGAATACCGCGGCGGAAGGATGGAGAGAGTGGAGCTTACAAGGGTTGCGGACGGGCCCGAGAATACGTACGAGTTCACGGTTCCGTACCTGGAGTACTGGAGCACAGTCGTGATCTTCTAGGCCACCCCCGCAGACGCACGCCGCTTGAGGCGCGGTGCCCTCGCATCCCCCGAGGGCGCCCGCCCACCGCCTCGACAGGTGGAGGATCATCTGGAGACGCGTCGAACTCACCATTGCCGCGATTGCCGTGCTCAACGCGGCGGGCGGGCTCGGAACCGAGCACGTGGCGAGCGGAACGCGATGCCGCCGCGCAGGGGTGAGGAGTAGCGTGGATAGCCTGCGAGAGGATGCGCGCCAAGAGAGTATTGTGCATAAGGGCTACCAGGGCTCCCCGGAAGTCCGGTGGGACTTCTACCTGGAAGACTGCGTACAGGGGATGAGGCAGCGGCTGGAACCTGGAAGCGTGGACGTGGTCGTCACGTCGCCCCCCTACAACCTGGGCGTGCGCTACGGCCAGTATGACGACACGATCGACCGAGGCGATTATCTCGCCTGGACTGCGAAGTGGGCGGAGGCCGTGAAGGAAGCGATGTCTGACGAAGCCTCGTTCTTCCTCAACGTGGGGTCCAAACCCACCGACCCGTGGGTTCCCTTCGAGGTGGCAGGGGTGATGCGAGGGCTTTTCCACCTTCAGAACGTGATCCACTGGGTCAAGTCCATCGCCATCTCCAAGGTCGACGTGGGTGACTACGGCGCCCTTGCGTCTGACGCTGCTGTCGGCCACTACAAGCCAATCAACGGCCGGCGGTACCTCAACGACTGTCACGAGTACATCTTTCATTTCACGAAGACGGGCAGGGTGCCACTGGACAGGCTGGCCATTGGCGTGCCGTACCAAGACAAGTCCAACGTGGGGCGCTGGAAAACGGCGCGGGCGGGCGTGCGGTGTCGAGGGAACACTTGGTTCATTCCTTACGAGACCATAAACAGGAGAGAGAAGGACAGGCCGCATCCTGCGACGTTTCCGCCTCGCCTCCCTGAAATGTGCGTGAGGCTGCACGGCATGGATAAGTGTGGGCTGGTGTTGGATCCATTCCTTGGCATAGGAAACACCGCCATAGCTTGCGTCAGGCTTGGCGTATCGTTTGTGGGGTTCGAGATAGACAGGGATTACTTTGAGGAGGCCGTGCGCAGGGCGAGGGCCGCGGCTGGCGAGGTACACGTCAAACAGGATGGGACAAAGGATAAAGGATAGGGTGCGAGCCGGTCCGGCCAGGCCGACTCATCCCGGGCCGCTGTCAGGCCAGCACCATGTGGCAGCGGACGAAATGGCCGGCGTGCCCAGAGCCCGCCGCAGAATCCGGCGCCGGCGCGTCCGCGATTCGGAGTAGTTCCGGGGCTTTCTCCTGGCAGAGGCGCGTGCGCCGCGGGCATCGCGGGTGGAAGCGGCACCCACGAGGGGGATCGATCGGCGTGGGCACCGTGCCTTCCAGCACGATCCTTTGTCTTCGGCGATACCGCTCGATGCTGGGGATGGCCGACAGGAGAGCTTGTGTGTACGGGTGGAGCGGGTTCTCGAATAGCTCGTCGGTGGGAGCAGATTCCACGATCTGTCCGAGGTACATCACCGCGACTCTGTGGCTGATGTGATACACGACCCGAAGATCGTGGGCGATGAAGAGGTACGCCAGCCCAAACTCCTCCTGCAACTCTTGCAGAAGGTTGATTATCTGGGCTTGCACCGAAACGTCCAACGAGGAGAGCGGTTCGTCCGCCACGACGAACCTGGGGTGCGTGGCGAGAGCCCGGGCCACCGCGATGCGTTGGCGTTGGCCGCCACTGAACTGGTGCGGGTACCTGTCCGCGTGCTCCGCGCCCAGGCCCACACGGCGTAGCAACGCCTCGATTTCCCCGTCCCGCTCGCGTGGAGTTACCCCGCGCGCGGCAAGCGCGACTCCAAGGATGCGCCTCACCGTATGACGAGGGTTGAGGGAGCTGTACGGGTTCTGGAATATGATCTGGGCCTCGCGCCTGATGCTCGCCCGGGGCAGGGCACGCGGCCCCGTGACTGGGTTCCCGTCGAACAC
Encoded here:
- a CDS encoding site-specific DNA-methyltransferase, encoding MRQRLEPGSVDVVVTSPPYNLGVRYGQYDDTIDRGDYLAWTAKWAEAVKEAMSDEASFFLNVGSKPTDPWVPFEVAGVMRGLFHLQNVIHWVKSIAISKVDVGDYGALASDAAVGHYKPINGRRYLNDCHEYIFHFTKTGRVPLDRLAIGVPYQDKSNVGRWKTARAGVRCRGNTWFIPYETINRREKDRPHPATFPPRLPEMCVRLHGMDKCGLVLDPFLGIGNTAIACVRLGVSFVGFEIDRDYFEEAVRRARAAAGEVHVKQDGTKDKG
- a CDS encoding ATP-binding cassette domain-containing protein, yielding MTSGTTNPKPLVSARNLSKHFVLRETLLSRYLAGVRERTVRAVDGVSLDVYPGETLSLVGESGCGKSTLGRTILGLHEPTSGYVVFDGNPVTGPRALPRASIRREAQIIFQNPYSSLNPRHTVRRILGVALAARGVTPRERDGEIEALLRRVGLGAEHADRYPHQFSGGQRQRIAVARALATHPRFVVADEPLSSLDVSVQAQIINLLQELQEEFGLAYLFIAHDLRVVYHISHRVAVMYLGQIVESAPTDELFENPLHPYTQALLSAIPSIERYRRRQRIVLEGTVPTPIDPPRGCRFHPRCPRRTRLCQEKAPELLRIADAPAPDSAAGSGHAGHFVRCHMVLA
- a CDS encoding ABC transporter substrate-binding protein, which produces MRQILRLVTLTLCASLLATIMTGQAAFAGRASVEIAFWHDWTGEGGDGVVAVVDAFNKSQSSIVVKPTVTPDLGTKLLASVAGKVPPDVVLFDRYMTGQYASRDALTPLDSYIARDKVDPSAFFEACWNETVYRGKTYSIPFETNSRVLMYNKRLFKEAGLDPSKPPKTWDDLVRYSKALTKRDEKGRLVQVGFVPIWNGVSLIHYLWQAGGEVFNSDATEVAFNGPEGTKALEWVVSLVDYYGYDNLVSLAAGFGSHLSDPFYTGKVAMKSEGCWMLSDMRKYAPKLVADDLGIAPLPQDKVRATIAGGFSLVIPKGARNADAAWEFIKFAVSKDAQVLFARKVGTIPALKAAALDPQVAGEPLLKPFIDAMEHARYRPVHPAFPEVESYIYQAVDKAVHGEMSPKAALEWAASRAQKVLDRYNKHLGR
- a CDS encoding carbohydrate ABC transporter permease is translated as MAKRGAIFRRTLVYLALLAGSVAVLTPFLWMVSTSLKGYDQVVASEFSWIPKPVVWGNYARALEFIPFWRYLGNTALVTSACVVGALSASAIVAYGFAKLRAPGRDALFGVLLASMMLPGQVTMIPVFVLFQRLGWYNNLRALIIPAFLGGGAFNIFLLRQFYMTIPNELCDAAKIDGCSNFGILMRIIVPLSKPALTAVGVFIFVANWTDFFSPLIYLSDQEKYTLALGLRLFQSLHSTEFSLLMAASIVFSLPILVVFFLAQRYFIEGVTLTGMKG
- a CDS encoding sugar ABC transporter permease translates to MAKEISYSASRNPGPRHRRMSRNAVRETRDFYLCILPWLVGFSVLTLGPMVVSLYYSLCEYNILQPPTWVGLANYVAIFTDDPLFWTALYNTAYYTLFAVPLGVAGSLALALLLNQRVRGVRVFRTIFYMPSIMPAVASSILWIWLFNPQHGLVNRLLSVVGVKGPLWLADPVWSKPALILMGLWGIGGGMVIFLAGLQGVPRHLYEAAVVDGATPWQQFIHVTLPMLSPTLFFSIVMGIIGSFQVFTQSYVMTQGGPLNSTLFYVLYLYRTAFEFFQMGYASALAWILFVILVSFTFLQLRLSRRWVYYEGDFRR
- a CDS encoding glycoside hydrolase family 66 protein, with amino-acid sequence MTGHFRAVIVLVLFTLAASSPVFGDEGSKTGSAALSIDSCPTKCFFKPGEPASIEVTISNPRPVSVSGRLTVSFKRLAHEAHVVRDVVQVRAGSTFVRAFSWFPPDEKVGYGVDVEFEAGDEFLSASTAFNVADSWRETPRYGFMCDFPRGTGDLSDARERAKVMNRYHINAVQFYDWMYRHDTLLPEHEEFVDSMGRPLSIKAVADRICAVQERGMAAMAYATVYAASKQFFEAHREWALWQGIDVPYTLGGGYLYLMNPARTSPWHARMMDEYQRVVSTMDFDGIHIDQYGYPKRAFTTPECESGSVLRVDDAFAEFTDDAKRAVTAVRPGAFVAFNCVNNWPIETIATSDADIVYIEVWPPHDTYSDIVELISEGRRLSGGKEVVLAAYLSPALEASARYLDAVIFSAGGSHIELGEGANMLADPYFPRYERVPERLASSLRGYYDFCARYADLLFGGTSGPSFFPSDDFSLVALDYPSTSSDYAAEEIWVIPRRKDGLVVANLVNLLRVADATWRIEQAPPPVLRNVRFRVCLDRPCDQILFASPEYRGGRMERVELTRVADGPENTYEFTVPYLEYWSTVVIF